In the Silvanigrella aquatica genome, GGAGCCACCTCAGGTTCATTGACTTGTGTCAGTCAAAAAATTTCTTCTTTAGCGGCATTGCTTAAATTAAAATATCAATTTGATACGGACAGTCGTTCTTCTCTTGCAGCAACAGAAAAAGCACAAAAAATTCTTGGTACAGAAGAGCGTAAAACATCAAATGTCATGGGAATTTGGGCGGGTTATGCCAGCGGTGGAAATAATCAGTTTAATGCTCCGGGGACAACGGGAAGTAATAATGATATTACGGCAATTAGTATGAATTCAAACATTCAACCTTCTCTTTTAATGTTTAACAATACTCTACCTGCTGTGAATGGTATGCCTGGCGGCGCTATTACGAACTCCTCTTTTGCAAGAGTAGATTATACCTATGAAAATCCTAGTATCGGCGCTATTGGAGCCATATTTGTGTGGGGTATGCTTAATAATTTAAATCAAAATTACAACGCACAAAATTCCTTATGTACAAACACATCTCCCTCAGTTGATCCCACCTCGCCAAACAATGTGCTGTGTGTTGGTGGCGATAAAAACTTAGGTTATGAGGCAGATTTAACTTATCGTTACACAACTTTGGATAGAGTGACTTTTGGTCTTGATGCGGGATACTGGTATGTAGGTAATGGGTGGCAAGTATACAATCAATCTTTAAATCACAGCACTTATGGTGTCAGAGCATCTATTGCAACTGAATTTTAATGAGAATGCGTGTTAGAAATATTACCATAGGACAATAAAGTTTTCGGGGTCTTGTTTTTTACCATTCATTTCTATTTCATAATGCACATGGGATCCTGTGCTGTGCCCTGTGTTACCCACCGCACCAATCACATCACCTTTTTTTACTTTCGCTCCTTCTTTAACGTAAATAGCGCTGGTATGGGCATATCTTGTGACCATTTTTTTTTCATGAATCAATTCGACGAATTTTCCATAATCTTCAGATCGGTTGACTCTCAGGACAGTGCCATTTGCTGTTGCGTATATTGGTGTTCCTATTCTTGCTGCAATATCAACTCCAAAATGAATGCGTCCGGGTCCACCAAAGGGGCTAATACGCCATCCAAAAGAGGAGGTTAAGCGTCCTCTTACGGGGGCAATGTCAGGTATGCTTTGTAATTTTAAAGCCGCTTTTTGTGCTTCGACGAGAAATTTTTTTAATTCCTCGAGTTGTTTTGATGATTTTAACTGTGATTCTTGGGCGAGGTCAAACAGAGATTTAAGTTCTAGGCTTTCATATTTTAAACCTGTTACTTTGTTAGATATTTCAAATTCTTCTTTAGTGAGAGGCCCAATTCCATTCTGATTAAAATCTTGATTCTGATTTTGTTCCGATGTTTTTCTACTGGCTCCGCCTTTTCTATCATCTGTTCGTGTAGTTACTTTTCTTATTTT is a window encoding:
- a CDS encoding M23 family metallopeptidase, which codes for MLFSKDNKKKHNYKYENKSKSSLFDKDTVLFVSKKTGKTHIFRIPSFIPLLIILLTSTLITISATMTVIYINMKRDALELEHIRDESLGLKSEVEALHSKMRNIQSTVNQVTYYSEKIRKVTTRTDDRKGGASRKTSEQNQNQDFNQNGIGPLTKEEFEISNKVTGLKYESLELKSLFDLAQESQLKSSKQLEELKKFLVEAQKAALKLQSIPDIAPVRGRLTSSFGWRISPFGGPGRIHFGVDIAARIGTPIYATANGTVLRVNRSEDYGKFVELIHEKKMVTRYAHTSAIYVKEGAKVKKGDVIGAVGNTGHSTGSHVHYEIEMNGKKQDPENFIVLW